One Anopheles marshallii chromosome 3, idAnoMarsDA_429_01, whole genome shotgun sequence genomic region harbors:
- the LOC128711235 gene encoding serine/threonine-protein kinase PRP4 homolog produces MASREVIIASDDSDTEEDRSPQNKLAAEYKQSSSSRKHKKHKRHKKSSKSEKGDKQHKPKKHKKHKRKHRGEDEEESSTDGELARNGAPAESSRKVEHASRVKQPVEGDGDGEERVRGSDQTGRSKNNGSAKVAVEKRKGHISTDPDKLVQMLTQDLEKRKEDVVSVESESDGTAVEDAPSPDVAVIEDDELNLEDLMRQKALLQARLGEYATDEEDDGLDKMGRTDSNTRERPVKKKRVEAGEPAVITIDGDSTPDVNEQVRKKSTNAVCRTSKGGKDDLQGSGHRGTNAEVDSKKAKDHSSDARARQLERDRDRERELRAREERRNREEDNYKRRMAEERYEREKARERDRERDRERARVRQRERDRSLERRRDRRGYSPRDRSRERRSLERDRGRGGAIDRFGSRDRFRGRSRSRDRDMRGPGGRIDRDRDGRGRDRDRDRDYGRGMQRNGRDGRGGGRGRKVDDDRFKDSLSEGLKQQKESSSESEMGDIDIDDEEDEEKIIEKRRKEREALLKKLGVVNEDSNTMTEVVEPPELRQVSMGSTAPSSRTDSREATSQRADDRDREGTDQSLTPPIPNERKDLMDKVERKPKESPEPPKDLDRQSKEPKHTAKENSKRPEWDMFAEQDIDSNFDSPGTVVANKQAHENPALTDNWDDAEGYYRVRIGEILDNRYVVANYTGQGVFSTVVKARDQARGNAFVAVKIIRNNEIMHKTGLRELEILKKLNDADPSDRYHCLRLYRHFFHKQHLCMVLEPLSMNLREVLKKYGKNVGLHIKAVRSYTQQLLLALKLLKKTGILHADIKPDNILVNENNLVLKLCDFGSASSITDNEITPYLVSRFYRAPEIILGLAYDYGIDMWSAGCSIYELYTGKILFSGQSNNQMLKFFMDLKGKIPNKLIRKGQFKDQHFDQNCNFLSHEIDKITEREKVVVVSMIKPTRDLQQELIAGQNLPDDQIRKVSQLKDLLDKVFALDPAKRISLNHALAHPFIQDKI; encoded by the exons ATGGCTTCCCGAGAAGTGAT CATCGCGTCTGACGACAGTGACACCGAGGAGGACCGAAGCCCGCAGAACAAATTGGCGGCGGAATACAAGCAAAGCAGCAGCTcgcgcaaacacaaaaaacacaagcgGCACAAAAAGTCATCGAAATCGGAGAAAGGGGACAAACAGCACAAGccaaaaaagcataaaaaacacaaacggaagCATCGCGGTGAGGATGAGGAGGAAAGCAGTACCGATGGTGAACTTGCTCGAAACGGTGCGCCTGCTGAATCATCCCGAAAGGTTGAACACGCATCACGCGTTAAACAACCGGTCGAGGGCGATGGAGATGGTGAGGAACGGGTGAGAGGAAGCGACCAAACGGGACGTTCGAAGAACAATGGCAGCGCGAAGGTTGCGGTTGAGAAGCGTAAAGGTCACATTTCTACCGATCCTGATAAGCTGGTGCAAATGTTAACCCAAGATCTAGAAAAGCGTAAGGAGGACGTAGTTTCGGTGGAAAGTGAGAGTGATGGGACCGCGGTGGAAGATGCACCCAGCCCGGATGTTGCCGTCATCGAGGACGACGAGCTAAACTTGGAAGATCTGATGCGACAGAAAGCGCTGCTGCAGGCACGCCTCGGTGAGTATGCAACTGACGAGGAGGACGATGGGCTGGACAAGATGGGAAGGACGGATTCGAACACCCGGGAGCGTCCTGTCAAGAAGAAGCGCGTTGAAGCTGGCGAACCTGCAGTCATCACCATCGATGGAGATTCGACACCGGACGTAAACGAACAGGTACGCAAGAAATCGACCAACGCGGTTTGCCGTACTTCGAAAGGTGGCAAAGACGATCTTCAAGGATCGGGACACAGGGGAACGAATGCGGAAGTGGACAGTAAGAAGGCGAAGGACCATTCGTCCGATGCACGAGCCCGACAGCTGGAACGGGATCGTGATCGCGAGCGAGAGTTGCGTGCCAGAGAAGAGCGGCGCAACAGAGAGGAGGACAACTACAAGCGACGCATGGCGGAAGAACGGTACGAGCGGGAGAAAGCCCGGGAAAGGGACCGGGAACGTGATCGGGAACGGGCACGCGTCCGTCAACGGGAGCGTGATCGTTCGCTGGAAAGACGACGTGATCGACGCGGATATTCGCCTCGTGATAGAAGCCGAGAGAGACGGTCGCTTGAGCGCGATCGTGGTCGTGGCGGTGCTATCGATAGGTTTGGTTCGCGTGACCGTTTCCGTGGCCGTAGCAGGAGCCGCGATCGCGACATGCGCGGGCCTGGAGGTAGAATAGATCGGGATAGGGATGGCCGTGGACGCGATAGGGACCGGGATCGAGACTATGGTCGCGGTATGCAACGGAATGGGCGCGATGGACGTGGCGGTGGAAGAGGGCGAAAGGTGGACGATGATCGGTTTAAAGACTCTCTTAGCGAAGGTCTTAAGCAGCAGAAGGAATCGAGCAGCGAAAGCGAAATGGGTGACATCGACATTGACGACGAAGAAGACGAGGAAAAGATTATCGAAAAAAGACGCAAAGAACGCGAAGCCCTGCTCAAG AAACTGGGTGTTGTAAATGAGGACAGTAACACGATGACGGAGGTGGTGGAACCACCCGAGCTTAGACAGGTCAGTATGGGCAGTACGGCGCCGTCATCGCGAACCGATAGCCGCGAAGCGACCAGCCAACGCGCGGACGATCGCGACCGGGAGGGAACAGATCAGTCGCTTACCCCACCGATACCGAACGAGCGGAAGGATCTGATGGATAAGGTAGAACGTAAGCCGAAAGAATCACCCGAACCACCGAAAGATCTGGACAGGCAGAGTAAGGAACCGAAACATACTGCGAAAGAAAATTCTAAACGTCCCGAATGGGACATGTTTGCCGAACAGGACATCGACTCGAACTTCGACTCACCGGGCACGGTTGTGGCCAACAAGCAGGCGCACGAGAATCCGGCCCTGACGGACAACTGGGACGATGCGGAAGGTTACTACCGTGTGCGAATTGGTGAAATCCTGGACAACCGGTACGTGGTCGCCAACTACACGGGACAGGGCGTGTTCAGTACGGTAGTGAAGGCGAGGGATCAGGCCCGTGGTAATGCCTTCGTTGCGGTCAAAATCATTCGCAACAATGAGATCAT GCATAAGACAGGCTTGCGAGAATTGGAGATCTTGAAGAAACTCAACGACGCCGACCCGAGCGACCGATATCACTGTCTACGTTTATACAGACACTTTTTCCATAAGCAG CATCTCTGCATGGTTCTTGAGCCCCTGTCGATGAATCTGCGCGAAGTGTTGAAAAAGTATGGCAAAAACGTCGGCCTGCACATCAAAGCCGTGCGCAGCTACACCCAGCAGCTGCTCCTAGCACTGAAGCTGTTGAAGAAGACCGGAATTCTGCATGCCGACATCAAACCGGACAACATTTTGGTGAACGAGAACAATCTGGTGCTGAAGCTGTGCGATTTTGGATCGGCATCGTCGATAACGGATAACGAAATTACACCGTACCTGGTGTCCCGGTTTTACCGGGCGCCGGAAATCATACTCGGCCTGGCGTACGATTACGGGATCGATATGTGGTCGGCCGGCTGCTCCATCTATGAGTTGTACACGGGCAAGATCTTGTTTAGTGGGCAGTCCAATAATCAAATGCTTAAATTTTTCATGGATCTGAAAGGCAAGATACCGAACAAGCTGATTCGCAAGGGCCAGTTTAAGGATCAACATTTCGACCAGAACTGCAACTTTCTATCGCACGAGATAGATAAGATCACCGAACGG GAAAAGGTCGTGGTAGTATCAATGATAAAACCAACGCGGGATCTGCAACAGGAATTGATCGCCGGACAAAATCTCCCCGATGACCAGATACGGAAAGTGTCGCAACTGAAGGATTTGTTGGACAAAGTGTTTGCACTCGATCCGGCGAAACGAATTTCACTGAACCACGCACTGGCGCATCCGTTCATTCAGGATAAGATCTAA